The proteins below come from a single Candidatus Edwardsbacteria bacterium genomic window:
- a CDS encoding ATP-dependent helicase translates to MKILLAGPGTGKTTKIKSIITEQYDGCKNIVVLSFTNATVKDLNTKFSKCENVTCMTLHSFALKYNHLPELHILIKEEQNILKWIAGKLKIDFDTICEILHCITFNKMILACLAFIKSNSAYFVDKLGKLDLLVVDEFQDFNPVEQNFVLQLSKIASETIILGDDDQSIYGFKDADPDGIISLYKNENVEKIQHENLCYRCPDNVVDYAVRLIKINKNRIPKKWLKTSKGGLVNIVQHITQEESDDYILDKIKTICRSDLNASILLLSAVGFSVDALKNKLIDKGIEFVDFWHNDLDEEKLVYIWWLNLFYGDKKTLFLLLLLKHYKALQKKKNLTYFKDKIEKDFDVTAILSETRKFNELPSNIARHITAPPNFDTLAKELPVFERFREYLNLNDLPNSVKTITKRMRNPIEFIDNKVNIMSIHKSKGLEADYVIINGLITGILPNETKGVDTIEAQRRLLFVGITRAKKELDLISTVEWEAKDAHKVDFKEFRFNYKRKKYNAKTSKFIEEISL, encoded by the coding sequence ATGAAAATACTATTGGCTGGACCAGGCACTGGAAAAACAACAAAAATAAAAAGCATTATAACTGAACAATATGATGGTTGTAAAAATATTGTAGTACTCTCTTTTACCAATGCTACGGTAAAAGATTTAAATACCAAATTCTCAAAGTGTGAAAATGTTACGTGTATGACACTTCACAGTTTTGCCTTAAAGTATAATCATCTACCTGAGTTGCATATTCTAATAAAAGAAGAACAAAACATATTAAAATGGATAGCTGGAAAACTGAAAATAGACTTTGATACTATTTGTGAAATTCTTCATTGTATAACTTTTAATAAAATGATACTCGCGTGTTTGGCTTTTATAAAAAGCAACTCGGCATATTTTGTAGATAAATTAGGCAAACTTGATCTTTTGGTTGTAGACGAATTCCAGGATTTTAACCCCGTCGAACAAAATTTTGTGCTTCAATTATCAAAGATTGCTTCCGAAACTATTATATTGGGTGACGATGACCAATCCATATACGGGTTTAAAGATGCTGACCCGGATGGAATTATTTCTTTGTACAAAAATGAAAATGTAGAAAAAATCCAGCACGAGAATTTATGTTATCGCTGTCCAGATAACGTTGTTGATTATGCTGTACGCTTAATAAAAATAAACAAAAACAGAATCCCCAAAAAATGGTTAAAAACAAGCAAGGGCGGACTTGTAAATATCGTACAACATATAACGCAAGAAGAATCGGACGATTATATTTTGGATAAAATAAAAACAATATGTCGTAGTGATCTGAATGCAAGTATTTTATTATTAAGTGCTGTTGGTTTTTCAGTTGATGCACTTAAAAATAAATTGATAGATAAAGGCATTGAGTTCGTTGATTTTTGGCATAATGACCTTGATGAAGAAAAATTAGTATATATTTGGTGGCTTAACCTATTTTATGGAGATAAGAAAACATTATTTTTATTATTGCTGCTAAAACATTACAAAGCTTTACAAAAAAAGAAAAATCTTACTTATTTTAAAGATAAAATAGAAAAGGATTTCGACGTGACCGCCATATTATCTGAGACAAGAAAGTTTAACGAATTGCCCAGCAATATAGCTAGACATATAACTGCACCACCAAATTTTGATACTTTGGCAAAAGAGTTACCGGTTTTTGAACGATTTCGTGAATATCTTAATTTAAATGACCTGCCAAATTCTGTAAAAACCATTACTAAAAGAATGCGTAACCCCATAGAATTTATCGATAATAAAGTAAATATTATGTCTATTCATAAATCAAAAGGGCTAGAAGCAGATTATGTTATTATAAATGGGTTGATAACAGGAATTCTGCCAAATGAAACGAAAGGCGTTGATACGATAGAAGCACAACGAAGATTATTGTTTGTGGGTATTACACGGGCAAAAAAGGAATTAGATCTAATTTCAACTGTGGAATGGGAAGCAAAAGACGCGCATAAAGTTGATTTTAAAGAATTTCGTTTCAATTACAAAAGAAAGAAATATAATGCAAAAACATCTAAGTTTATCGAGGAAATATCTTTATAG